acgatatggctgtaatattgccgatgtgacgataaattctaactcactcacctttccCACATCAACCTCCCTAAGGCTTGGCTCATCAATCTCTCAGATGTAGCTGAGGCAGTCCTAAGTCCAAAGGGCACAACATTAAAATGGTGTTACCCtaactgtgttttaaatgcAGTTTCGAGTTTGTCTTTAGAATCCACTTTCACTTGCAAATAGCATCTAGCTAAGTCCAACGTAGAGAACCACTTGGCTCCTCCATGGGTCCCTAAGGTCTCATCTATCTTATCGGATAGTCACCAGGTTGAACTTGAAAAATCTAAAAGTCATATCTTTTTTGGTAACTAAACGAACGGGGACAGACCAAGGACTATCACTCAGTCCTATAATGTTTTGTTTCGACATCTTCTCAACCGACCCTTTTTTCACCCCCTTCTTGGCTAAAGGAACATTACGTGCTGCTATCTTAATAATGGTAGCCCCATATTTTGTGTTATCAAATCTGTTTCTCATAACACTGCATCCCCTCCAACAAATACATCACTAAATTCCATCACTACTGTTTGAACATCCCATTTCTCTTCATCAGAAAGTTCATCAGAACATTGATCAACAAAGTTTTTAAAGTGTGGGGAACTCTTGGCAATCTAAATCTTTGCCATCACTCGTCCCCATGGTAACAACCTTATCAGCTGCACCAACTGTACCTACAACTGCAGATCCCTTTAACGTGACAACTTTGTCAACTGAAGCTGAAATGTCAGCCACAATTTCAGCCTGTCTTAGTTTCAAGGATCTGATCTGAGCATGGAACCTTTGCAAATCGTAATCGTAAGCGGACAATCGTTTTGCCTGTTCCCTGGTTTCAGACAAAACAAGTAGTAGGTTGTCTCCTTACCGTTCGCAACCTCCCTAACCGATCAATGATTAGCAGAGTCATGGCTTCCAGTGTAATAGGACTTTCTGGAGATGCAAATTTTGGCGGAGAATCCTGTACTACAGAAACTAACCCATCCCATGAGTACCGTCAATTGCCATAGCTAGTTCCAATGTTctagggtatgtaagtcccaaaacattcaaagtcagtTTGAACTTTCCATCTTTTCAGTCGTAGcatatttgcatttttaatGCATATCGTGATGTGTCTACATTGCTgatagctgaagggatggtgtaaatccaactagggtccatgtaggaagcaaatgtactgtaagtccccatagtcGTTAGTATCGTGCCctacattcagttgttggcaatctgtagtCCATATATTATAATGGACCAAAAAACAGAGATATTGCAGTTTTTCGACCATGCCAAATTTGTACGTTGGCAcacattgaaaatattcagAGATAAGAATGAAGACAAGTGTCATTCATATTTAATAACAAATCTCCATTAATTCATTTGTGATCCATGAACATGCCTTAAAACATTATTAATCAGATTCAGCCCAGTGAACAGCTGCTTCAAAGAAGGATTGAAACGTACGAGAACATGTGACAAACAGAACAGAACATTAATAATGGGTATGACCACCGTGCGCCCTAATAATGGCTTGGCATCTTCTTTGCATGCTCATGATGAGATTCACGATGTTCTGTGGTGTGAAATTGTTACACTCTTGTCTGAGAGCATTCTCAAGATCATCCAAAGTCTGTGGTTGATTCGGAAGCTCTGAAAGACAACGCTGTGGCTGATCCCACACATGTTCAGTGGAATTAGGATCCGGAGACAGAACTGCCCCCTCCATACGCTGAATTATCTCACTTTCCAGGTAATCATTCACCACTCGAACACGGTATGTATTATCATCAATCAAAACGAAATGTGGCAAATATACCTCTCAACTGGAAAAAGGATCTTACCACGATATTAGATACAGGGATTTACCTGGACTTTTAAATTTCAGTGTCCCAGGGACGCAGGGTTACAACTTTTGGGTGTCCTGGGCATATGATGACAGCCAGATTTGCACTGATTTTTTTGGGTCTTTTTCAGTGGTGTACTTTGTAATCTAATAAATTAACAAAGACATAGCTGTTTGAAGCAGTTTTGCTTTCTTTAGTTTCATTTAACTGTTAGTGCTTACACAAAAATAGTCAGACGCTACCTGATAATATGTATAGATTGTATTTGACTACTGAATACATATAGTACTAATGAGTCTTAAATGACACTCTGCCTTAAGGAGTTCACATTATGACATATTGGAAAGCTTACACTGTTAAATGTTCACTGTCACAGACAGTGACAATGTAAGTTGTAACCCAAAACTTTAGCCATTAGTTAAAAAAATTAGATCATATATAAACTGTAATCCTTGCTCAAAGAACTTAATACTTCTGGTAATTACCAAGTTGCATGACACAGTTTGAGTGCACTAGATAGATGGTGTCTAATATATACTCTGTATCTATCTTTCATGTTAGTGAATAACTTAGCAGCAGGGAAGTCAAAGTCCTCAATATTTGGACCCAAACGTTTTACTGAACATAAATCTGTTCATTCTCTCCGGATCCGGATCGAGTCTGTTTCTAACTTTAGTTTTAACAGCATTCTGGACTGAGAATCCCCTTTCACGTGGAGCACTGGACACCAGTATGATGAGTGCAGTTTTGGAGAGAGTTGCAAAGTCTGGAAATTGATCAGCAAAATCATTAATCAGAAGTTAAAGGAAATCGTCACATGATAACACCTGTTCGTCAGATCTGACCAGATGCTTAAACTGAAGAAAGCTGTCAACAGCTCTGTCTCTGTTCACCTGATCACGGTAATGATTACACAGGCTGTGTAACTGGTCAACACCGTATTAAGATCTGCATGATTGTCTAGGGACCTGCTTGCGTTGACAGTTTTGTCAAAACACTCTAGGATATCAAGCTCATCTTCTGGAAACCTGCCCTCTAACTTCTGAAGCAGACTTCTTATGTACACATTTCTAATGTGGTCAAACCTATTTCTCATTGGCTGATTGTCAACATTATCAACACCTTCGTAGTTTAGTTTCTATCCGGGCACTGGTACATTGCCAAGCTCCGTCAGTACCCCATCCACCTTATTAGATCCATTCCCCATTGCTCTTATTGTAGCTTTGCTTGAGGTCACACTGTGTTTCAAAGTTGACAAATTTACTGTGTCCTGGAAAGTTAAACTCGGTGCTCCAATCACTGAGAGAACATCAATGAGTAATGCTGTCATCAACACAAACAGACTGTTCCCTATGAACTTCAATAATCCATCAGCGTTTCCAGCTTTTTCTCCCTCGAGGGGCAAAATAATAGCATCATGTGACTGAAAGACCATCTTTACAGCTGCTTTAACTAATAGCCACCGCACAGAAGGAGGCTCAGTGATTTGTTTTGCTTTACCATGTAGAAACGTTTGTAGTTCACGGAGCTTGTCGCGTCTAACACATGAATCAGCATAGAACTTGTACAAACTGTGTATCATGGAGTGATATTGTTGGCAATAGTCAGTATCTCTTGCTGCCCGTGAGACAGCCAAATTTAGGCCCTGTGCAACACAATGCACTtgaaccaaacgtccacttcTTGCTTTGCGTTTTGCACCTAGACCATTATGCCGGCCGGTCATGACCGGTCCATCTGTTCCCAGGCCATAGAGACGTGAAACATTGGCATAAGAGATTACTTTCTCTGTGAAAAAATTAACGTGTGCAGTTTCTATCCCACCTGCCGTTGCATCAGTGATATGTTCATTTCCTAGAAAGGCAACCTGTGCCTCACCATTCACAACAAATTTGACATAGATAGCAAGTTTCTTCTCTATAGTAATATCACATGTTTCATCCAGCATTATcccaaaatattcattttgatttttttcaatcaaatcttTTTCCGATCTTGTACCGATCCGATGCACTCTTCAAACTCCATGACCACTTGCAAACCTTTTGTAACAGTGGTCACATTTGATACCATTCAACTCTTGCAAATGCATGAAATCTGTAAAAACGTCAGCAGACATATGACGTTTTGCCATGAGATAAACAGTTCTGAGTTGTTTTACACAGACTGAATTTTCTCACTCTCCGCATCATGTTGAAGATTTGCCACATTTCTGTGTGCGATTTCAAGTTGAGAACGAAGTTTTAATTTCCTTACGCTATCAGTGTGAGACTTTGATTCCTGATGGCGAATTAATGTAGAGTTTTGATAACTAGTACAACCCGCATCGCTGGTAAATGGGTTAGAAACGTTGCCTCGAAGGCAAGTATCACACTGCATGCCATCATAATCTGTCTTTCGTAACCACGCGTATGGAGCAAAACACTCGTTTATCAAAGTTCTGTTTTATTTCTTAACTTCACTTGACGATGGCCCCATCATATCAGAATCCATTTCTGAATTCGCCCCAACATCGGAATTAGATGATGTAATTGCAGTTGCATCGATACAGGACTCAGCACTTCCACCATTATGCCTAACCAAAATCTTCGATGGATAATCAACTGACAGCCTTCATTGACTGGAGATTTCTTTGCTATTTTTAGACTGATGTCGCCTGCCCATGCGCTGCTTACGTCATTGCCATGGTGACAGGTTAGTGCATGCTCAGTAAGCATTCGATAAAAATAGCTTTGGAATTTCCTGTCAAAACGATGTTGAAAGCTCGCTAGCGAATCGGTTTCATTATTCTGTTTGTGAAAATAAACGAGTCAGACTGCATATCTCTTTCGATTGACATGATAATGGTAACGATATTTTTTCTGCGTCCCAGGGGACGcgctttcatttttttcttgcatCCTTTGTAATTTTTATGCGTAAACGACGCAGGATTTTGCGTCCCGTAAATCCCTGTTTAAGATTAAGGGCTCCATTTTGTACGGATACCACCTCAGTATGGCCCACCATATAAATCCCTCCTCAAATCATGAAAGATATACCGCCAAACCGATCGTGTTCACCGACCATATTCTGACAGTAAGGCTGTCTTGCCTCTCGCCACACTCGTCTACAGTCATCACGAATGTCCAGACGGAACCTCAACTCATCTGTGGACAGTTCACATGATAACGTACAAAACGCAAACGAGCTTGTCGATGTTGTGGATGGAGTCTTGGCCTCACGACTGCTCTGTAAGCCCTCAGGTTGACTTGGTGCAGACTCTTCCTCACAGTCTCAGGCGTTATGTACGACCTTGTTGCAGCATTGAACTGTCTTGCCAATGTTGTAGCAGGTGCAAGACGCTGTCTCGGAGCCAATGCAACGATGTAACAGGAGTTCGTGCCCTGTGAAACGAAGTACTCTTACCTGGACCGTTCAAATGAGTTTGTACTGCACAGGATTGCAAGGCAGGAAACCCAAGAACATTAACGTGTTCATTCGAGCAAACATGGGAAACAGGCAAAAACAACGTATTGTTACCCTGATTATTCAGATGAACACGTATATTGCGATTGGAGGGCTGTTCTCCATGCTCATTGTGATAAACATCAttccccaccagtgacacatcttTAGGTTGTACAGATCGGGAGAAAGCAACCTGATGATTCAACATATCTTATTCTACCCGAACTTTGAGGAACACTCAACTGAACAGACCTACTGATAACTCTACCAGTGTAAAATGCTGTATAATCACCCATGTTACTAGTGTAAAAATACTGAGAGTTTCTTTAAGCAACCCCAAAAGGACACCCATATAAGTGATACAATGGATAGAAGAATATTAGTTACACATACATCTATTACAATTAATTTTTCAAGCTATCACCCAAAATTACTTTATCTTTAGTAATTACGATACACCAGTTCTACCACAGAGGTTTGTGTGCGAAAACATTTTATCATCCACAATAGATATCGCTTGCGTGAGATCAGAAAATATCTCCAAGGAGATATCGTGTTGACAGGAGAtattgtacaatgccctgacaatgctatgacgttaTGAAGTTGATGacttcacaatgctatgacaccGGATCGGAAAGGTCACTACAAGGTCTTGGGGCTGAAAGTATGCAAGTATTTCACACTGATCAACGACATCTACAGGTTGTCCAGACATGATCAAATATCAGTTAAAATTGTCTCTAAACAGTTTAAATAATTGACAATAAGCATTATTACGGCCTGTAGCAGCGTCATGAGATGTCCCTTAGGCACTATGCAGCGCAACATtatctgaaagaaaaaaatatttgaacttCTGCCCTTACGGAAAATGTTTAGTTGAAGTTTtctccaattttaaaatatgtcaCAACTGGATTATATCACAGAAATCGAAATATTTTACGAAACCATTGTTCACTTGCCTCTGTCCACTGCAGTTAAAGTTAATCTTACTACAGGTTTAATCGCAGTGTAAGTTTCGACTGAACATGCTTACACTCTCCATCAGCTAGAGGAATGGTGTAAACTCGGTTAAGGAAGAGTACAGGAAACAGAAGTTCTGTCAGACAGCCAAAGGTCCCCGGTATGATAGCCAAAGTTTCTTTTCTGGCGATCTTCAGCGACTCAATTAAGTGAAGTATTGTGTTGTTAAGTAATAATTTAGCATTTGAAACTGATCTCAGTTTTAAATATGATCTGTGATAATCCAGACCTTCGACGACACTTTTTCcaagatatatacatatacattcgCAGTTAATGAGTTTCTGTAGTCAGagaatggctgaaatattgccaatgattcgtttaactctctcactcactgaccgaACATTACTAAATCTGCACACTCTGCACCTATGTGATGCTCTACTGTTTACGAGTCAAACACTATAacggatgatgatggtggttagAGGAAGCAATGGGTGTTGTCAGATGGTTCCACTTTCACTTAGACTGTTCGGGATATGTGTGGACATGCATACTGTCCCAACGAACATAGTTGCAGCAAAGTTTCAGGTCAGGGGGTGGGTCTGTCAACGTTTGGTCGAGATCACCCTGACCGCCACGACGTCATGGCACGTTGTCTGGACAGCACTACTGAAGGACAACGTTTTCCAGGGCAATCGTGTATGTATCGTAACGAATAACATGCCTAGTAAAGAATGCAATGGCACGGAGTCACGTTGGGATACGTGTGCCGAAGTCCAAGGTCACCTGCAACGTCAGCCGAACTGGGCGAAGACGCTTGGAAGAAGAGTGGATAAACAGTCACTAGAATATCGATCCGGACCACGGAAGGCTGTATAAACAAATGAGCATGACCCATTATTGACCTGAGTATATCCTGTTTTCTTCTTGGGTTGAATGCATACTGAAATATCACCTAAGATTTCAAGCTGCAATTTGTCACGTCACATTGcagtaagtgagtgtgtgagttaaacACTTTAAAGTCACATTGACAATTTGTCATCACATTCCCCCATGTATGAAACTCCTATAAAAACCAGGATACCCAAagggctgataactgaaaaaatgttgCTATCCCTGTTAATATGTAACCTGCCCTGTGTCAAAAACAGGAAAGTGAGTTAAGGTATATATATTAGAAAAATAGAGTTTATCCGTAACATCACACCGGCACCTTATACAAGTGGAATACCATAattatatttctatatttttcaCCTCTACACTTCTTGGGGCAACTGAACAGCGTCTGGTCGTCTGTGAAGTGAACATTCCTGGCCATTTTGCTAAAAATGTCATGAAGTTGCAAATTGAAATGATCAACAAAAGCAAGTTACAATTCTTTCTTGTTCAAGTGCCACCAAATCACTCACACAATTACAAATGACAAATAAAACCCCCAAAACCACTCCTCATCGCAACACCTTTAGCATAATAAATTGAGTATAGATAatacacagagtgagtgagtgagttaacatttaaagtcTCATGggcaatgtttcagtcatattgtGACTGAAACAAGTTGTAAATACACTAGAAATGCATGTAAATTATAACAATCTGCCAACGAAGGAGTAAAATCTGCTGGCATATCACGCTCACTTATAAATGAAACTAGCGTATATGTCTAAAACTTGGGTTCAAATGCGGACAAGACAGTATTAGAATCgactacagatcgccaacagctgaaggaagatcaccatactagggacagaTGACACACTGACAACTAGCACTACCACACACTgttttctgattacattgttAACAGACAGATACTAATGGTCATCTCGAAGACATAGACTTGATTTCTAATACGTGCTCGTGTATTAAACGTAAATAACAACACCACATAGATTGCCCTGAATGTATAATACGCAGATACATGTCATACAAGAACATTGTTTTCCGAGTgtgagaaaaacaaataaacccacTTATAATCGTACAACTGaatcaaatgtgcaatattttgtgtgCAAGTGGGTGTGCATTTAAGTCTAAGGAAGTCTTTCATTCTTCAAAGCAGAAGTTGCAAATGACAATCTTAGTCTGCAGCAGTTTCCGTCCGATCCAGTTATCCAGAAAAAAATGGATGCACTTTACACAGCATAACATctcatgtctgtctgtgtaattacatactGTGAGAGACAGAACTCAGATGTACAAGACATATATCgatgtttttgttcatgatgTATAGCCttataggtgttaagttcaaatgcgtgcggtcaatgattgaagttgtgcactgCATATTGTCACCGACAGACAGGCAGCCAGgcacataggtgtcaataaaacagatacTGAGTTTTCTGTGTGACCGAGAATGCTTATCGCAATCAACATATTTATCTATGTTTCCACAGACTCgtattaaaacatctcagttttcaagctgagctATTTTTAAGAATGGAATTAGCATTTCTAATGCCACACTTTCTTGAAAAGCTGGTTTGCAAATCTGCAACCAAGTATGGGACCAGTGCATTGTTATTAAAGCAGACacaagatgcttgtaatcatAAGAAACATCTTTTGTTCTCCAACTCTCTAATCCTTGCACGCGATAACCACTTGCTGTGTTTTTGTGAGTCGTCGTCCCGGTTCAAGTCGCGCAAATCATTGCGCATGCTCTAgggggcgcagcgcagcacagctgttgaaaccacttttatCCCCAACCCCGGGATGAAATTTGTGAACCAAATTCCTCTCGAGGTAATAAAGTATATCTTATTTAAATTTATGAATCGTTTGAACCCCGATTTCTCGGGGTTTTTTTATCGCGTTAATTTTCAACTTCataagttgaatttgcattttttgttATATCTTATTGTAACTCCAtgccgaaaggtaccagaatctgcaaagttgtgttttgcgtcGCATTTCACTACGAATTTAAATACGAAACGTGCAATATAATAGCCAGTTTTAACTACATATATAACAGATTCAGCTTCGGATAAAGTGCAAATTAGTTGTGAAAGTAATGTGAATGGAAATGAAAATCGTTATTGATATCAGGAGTTCGCCAAAAggcaacatatgtcacatctgggatttcactttcttagtaaagtacaaattcggAAGtggcggtggctgagcgggctaggcggctgactttgcgTGCTAGCGATTAGGTGCATGGCTGTGAgggtccgggttcgaatcccggatgggactcaaccaaaaaattactagaatttgtactttactaaaaaagtgaaatcccaaatatggcatatgttgcatgtgaccactttctaaatggcagtgtGTAATCTTCGCCAAAAGGGTCAACATTTCCTATTTACAGACAGGCGCCACATGCAAGACGGCGGCCAGTAAGCAAACAATTTACATTATGCAGCCAGATGTCATACCATTATAGCTGCGCATACGATTTTTGAAAGAGTCGTTGAAAATCAGCTTATCCTTTGGAAATGATAAATGGAACGACCAAACGTTTTACAATATCGCAACAAAGTTAAACAAATCTCAAAAGTGAATGGGCAATGTACTTACATATACAGTGAATATCATACACCCAAACAGTGTGTCTACATGGCTGATACACCAAATTGATGGGCAAAAAATATCTAGATTAAATATTCTTTGTGATAAGAAgaacaaaccaaaaaacaatGCCAGTAGGATCAGTCACACGGCATTGATTTGAATAGTCAACAGACAGATCACAGTGTGTATTTGAACTGAAGGGGACAGTCAGCCATCTTCTCCCAGTAGAGCTGATCAAACCACTCGTTCTGGGCAACGGTGAACCAGTTCTTCCAGTCACCAACTCCACCTGTAAAAGCACATGGGTATCTTGTCATATTTCACTGCTGATTATTTCCATTTAGTCTATGATTTGGTTGGTTAGTCTTTTATTTAacgcaatattctagctatacgACATCTGTGAATAACCGGCCTGGACCAGACTACGATCAACCGCATCAGCATGGATCTAGGCAACTaaaatacaatgtacaatgacatgcatgagCGAGTCTGACttcccaatcccgttagtccccatttgcgtcaagcatgggttgctgaagaacatttctaacccgaatcttcacctGTTTGTAGATTATGAACCACATGTccgatatagtgagtgagtgggttaatatttagagtcacttcggcaatatttcagccataaaaGTGCGATATATTTGGGTGACATAACTGTATCCTTACCCTTTCTAAACACGCCGAGCTTTCTTGCCTTGTTCTTAGTGGAACCCATGGCTTTCATTGTTGTGTTGTCGTAGACTCTGGATAGGAAGTCATCTGTTCTCCCAACACCCAGGAACTCGCATATCCTCCTCATCTCTCGCATCTGATCCTGCAATTACATAAATCCTGCAACAACACCTCCAACATGTACAACGGTACAAAGGAATAGTCCtgcctggacacacatcaatgTTCAcatgtgaagatcctggttagattTGGTATTCAGCAACCAATTCTTGTAAatggcgactaacaggattgggtggacATACTCGCTGACTGACACATTTCGTCGAATACCATGATGAACAGTATACCAGGAATGTAGTATGTAGTTCTCCATGTGGAGCAAAACCTCACCTGCTTTATGTCCTCGTAGAAAAGTGTCAACACAGGCAAGTCAGGATTTGTCTTTTTCACTTGCTCCCAGTCAATAATATGATCTATCCACGATCCATACATAACTGTAACCAGAGGCTATGTTGGTAAAGTGAGTAAGGGATTTGTAAGTGATGTGTAGTCATGTTCTAGCaatattagcaatatcatgacaccCGAAATATTCTTCAtgcagtgtacccatgtggagatttgaacccgagtcttcgactTGACGGGCGAACGCGGAAACCACATGGTTACCACAGGCTATTATATATCTTAAAAAGATATATAATATTGGTTTTGTGGTGATAAAGTAATCGACAAAGAAACTTTTACAAGACTTACTAACAGCTTAATCAAAATTTAGGACCATGGGAAGTATACTTTAGTAGGTAAACGCAAAAATAGACGCTATTAAATTATAAAAATGCACTATAAAATTATATAGGACAATAAAAAAATCTAGTTGATCACAAATAGATTATTGTAACTGGCAAGCAAAATATACcgtggacaatacagtatacaaTAAATATGATAGGGACCATGCTGTCATGCTACTTGTAAGAACCCTGGCTGCATTTATATCCTTATTTCAAATGTTGGTGACTTTTGCACAGATTTGCCATACAATGAAGGAACATATTTATTTCGATTGAAAACACATGTAATGGGGACAATTAGTTAAGAAAGAGTACAAAAGAGATGGTAATAAGAGAGAAGGATATGATATGAGAGGACAGTGGTTGTGGTAAAATGAGACAGATGAAGATAAATAGATACGGATAAGGGATGTCCTATTATTTGTTATCATAACAGGCAGAGAAAATTCTCACACTTTCCCTGGAACAAAGGCTGCAAATAGTTTTCCCACTTCCCTCCGTACTTAGCACCTGGAATCGTTTTCGAGAAATTGTAGAAGGAGACAGCAACGTCCTTTGGGTTTCTTAGAACAGTGATGACTTTTATTCTCTTCTTCAGGACGTCTTCTGGCAGATGTTTCATCAGCAAATGAGAGCAGAGGAGCCTTGGAGACTGAAGGTCAGCATAACTCTCCTCTGCTGCATACTCTATGTAAGTTTGggtcattgtgacatcatcgTTAGTTATTTCACCCGTCAGGAGTTCTCGTGTGATTTCATAAACCCAATGGGTTCCTAGAAAGAGGAAAGCAACGAGAAACAATTTGCttacaacatattttcagtatttttgttCAGATACTGAGGTGAGTATAACTcgagtgtaagtccgtgtgtgtgtgtgtgttgtaaggTCTTCAGGCCCACATACCACTCAACACAGATATACAACACAAGGCGTTTACTGGACGAATACAAAGGCAAGACTGACTATAATCGAAATAGATCACGCGTCACAGTTCACGAGTCCGCGTGCTGGCGGAAACTAGTGTTCCTTGATGACCCTCAATCCTTACTCCCATCAACCCCGCGGATGAACCATCAAACAAGGTGGAATTTCACTAAGGTCAATTGGCCAATATTCCAAATTTTATGTTCTGAAAATCTTAAACCTGACAATTTCAGAAATGATACAGATcccatggagtgagtgagttaatatttaacgtcacatcggcaatattttaaccaaatcgtgacgagaacatttaatactgaaatgaaatatatggatgctataaaaacctgtcaacgagggacagtaaaacaactagaatatcacaaatgggattaaacctagtgtagaaagttaaaactaat
The window above is part of the Haliotis asinina isolate JCU_RB_2024 chromosome 1, JCU_Hal_asi_v2, whole genome shotgun sequence genome. Proteins encoded here:
- the LOC137277208 gene encoding sulfotransferase 1A1-like, with the translated sequence MATTTAITARHKQSCRAREHWNLETYPQAIDGNSSAHHHFVNLTSDLISGEEKVGVFESLLALGVDLLIGNDLMGATAHLVEVPDDGGDTCTLIKDNGVNLPNLPITRTIDDVRSVKIRDDDIMLCTYPRSGTHWVYEITRELLTGEITNDDVTMTQTYIEYAAEESYADLQSPRLLCSHLLMKHLPEDVLKKRIKVITVLRNPKDVAVSFYNFSKTIPGAKYGGKWENYLQPLFQGKFMYGSWIDHIIDWEQVKKTNPDLPVLTLFYEDIKQDQMREMRRICEFLGVGRTDDFLSRVYDNTTMKAMGSTKNKARKLGVFRKGGVGDWKNWFTVAQNEWFDQLYWEKMADCPLQFKYTL